AAACCGTTTGCCAGCCTGGCCTCAAATGCCCGCCAAACGGTGAGCAATCCAGATACGGCCAGCACCAAAATGGATCGTCTCGCGAGAAATTCAGGCTTAGCAGAAGCCCTTTCGACAGCTACAATGAGCCTCGGATTTATTCGTCCGTCTAGCATAGTGGCCTGCGACCACTCCGACTTCAACGGCCTCATGGCCTTCGTCGGTGCCGTCCAAACCCATCGCGGCCGAGCCATTCCCTGCCTGGTCGAAACAACGTACTCGCCGCGTTTGCCGGCGCGCGGCGATGATATACCGATACGCAAGCGAAAACTGCGTCAGGCGTATCGCCAGCAGGGCTACAATCTGTACGACCAAGCCGAAATGGCTCTTGAGGACTTTGCGGACAAGCTCGGATTTTGGCCGCGGCTGGTGTTCGACCGTGGGTTTGGAGGCAAGCACTTCGTGCATACTTTAATGCGACATAAAGCCATATTCTACATCCGGCTCAAGGCTCGACGATTCGTAGATTTCGGAGTAGAGCACGTGCGAGTGAGCGAACTGACCAGCTTAGACGAGCAGGTTCAGCTGGATGGTATGAAGTTGCGGATTGTCCGCAGCGACGACCCCGAAACGGGTGAACCCTGGTACATTTTGACTTCAGATATGGGCAGCCGGCGGCAGAAAATCGTCCGAATCTACTACCGCCGGTTTGAGATTGAAGAGACATTTAAGGATCTCAAGCACATCCTCGACCTCGACCAATCCAAGCTCAACCGGCCGCTCAGTCTCAAAGTGGTATTGTGGTTTACAAGTTTGAGCGTGATTTTGTCATTTCTGGTCGGTTGGTGGACCCGAAAACCAGACAAAACACGACATACCAAGAAGACTCTGTCGTGGTTTCGGCAATTCTTTGAGGCTCTGGAGAGGGAAATG
This portion of the Candidatus Saccharimonadia bacterium genome encodes:
- a CDS encoding transposase, yielding MRFGIQALTLKPFASLASNARQTVSNPDTASTKMDRLARNSGLAEALSTATMSLGFIRPSSIVACDHSDFNGLMAFVGAVQTHRGRAIPCLVETTYSPRLPARGDDIPIRKRKLRQAYRQQGYNLYDQAEMALEDFADKLGFWPRLVFDRGFGGKHFVHTLMRHKAIFYIRLKARRFVDFGVEHVRVSELTSLDEQVQLDGMKLRIVRSDDPETGEPWYILTSDMGSRRQKIVRIYYRRFEIEETFKDLKHILDLDQSKLNRPLSLKVVLWFTSLSVILSFLVGWWTRKPDKTRHTKKTLSWFRQFFEALEREMLQPACQVITGG